Proteins encoded by one window of Aphidius gifuensis isolate YNYX2018 linkage group LG2, ASM1490517v1, whole genome shotgun sequence:
- the LOC122848168 gene encoding folliculin-interacting protein 2: MMPFINKFLNSKINNKNTNNNKLPVNFNIGFNNKNNLKFGADQVRVLLFRECEWRGRKLVFDSVTAGKCNQKNYQKTNNDNPECPRNGNGVPQEHEKEACDNVNLLSELIFGTVAMTYRGPSFKIHKLNSPHCIMCTKVFPSPEHHNNNNNKRQSKQTESSSSSILINSLNTELNTSHDRSTLSSAQNSANSLRKNSTCSSTCSGWDIELPIIESTQSFESNTSSGFGSYSSLPKRWLRAVSTSLNQSDCDDLYGIQNNNNNSNTNSFDKRNQRHKTKLGLSIIIKLTPGQEKLMETRLFEHAAQLESMINRLSYICIEKNTHDSKLFIKKLHRASLKCTLWLLRLLIGPDKNGHPLIWHDILLNRKLNDDNRMNYLHNCFQQMYQLLNTIDTKTTNFFLSTIVTAVLTYHLGWVNTIMSINEKIIIDNMKKNYPSNPLWSQLGDLYGSLGNPPKIVHTVVVGSNNNTDIINSIITFLSYFIRSSVVKKIHEYRESPEVDVQEAIKIVEEKKKLLNLKNNNKHYVNSTTNEACSSFMKMDDEEDDEDDDDYDEDLCNLQISNDKKKLLNSNSLKLKKTKSFTKKIDKNLAKIDDKLSFYHDDYDDVIKSKIKIIVSSEKNIPIDDLRDNEMLSVAKKLSILEHQRCDSGIDATKSYASGIDNTEIYYSQIDCTDTYNNHQLNDKNSSVLFTLGIDDKIDEINNIESINNSYTCQCSYAFTRLPSTSSQLPEGVLRKILQRNFPESSKSIQRTTSTQFNKDNKTYCPRCSGSFDGTFDVNNSKLLLETPTNATEVLRTCSNSIGTRGTRLRRVDSLELLRINNVIEVPMPRSKKITTKSNENCELDEFTNTLIQNHVSSKNILNTESCYTSGLVIQGLIKNKSDNNNNNIDNKDNNLWLDELREEVNVNVKFPMIDQTIAESICIIADTDNCQVGILTNGTTINNKPTIVGMSKLVSDMLEAFVYLWKKYRSPVHCLNIIECKLRDMWLRSEALAEFLMTIDVCDVNLNNLTSSLDLDAADVPLLLAIATTHSPQITQKFGLTFT, encoded by the exons ATGATGccttttatcaacaaatttttaaattcaaaaataaataataaaaacaccaataataataaattaccagttaattttaatattggttTTAATAACAA aaataatttaaaatttggagCAGATCAAGTTCGAGTATTGTTATTTCGTGAATGTGAATGGCGTGGAAGAAAACTGGTCTTTGATTCAGTTACAGCTGGTAAatgtaatcaaaaaaattaccaaaaaacaaataatgataatccAGAATGTCCAAGAAATGGTAACGGTGTCCCCCAagag catGAAAAAGAAGCCTGTGACAATGTAAATCTCTTGAGTGAATTGATATTTGGTACAGTTGCAATGACATACAGGGGAccatcatttaaaattcacaaattaaattcaccacATTGTATAATGTGTACAAAAGTATTTCCATCACCCGAgcaccacaacaacaacaacaacaaaagacAATCAAAACAAacagaatcatcatcatcatcaatattaataaattcattaaacaCTGAATTAAATACGAGTCATGATAGAAGCACATTATCATCAGCTCAAAATTCAGCAAATAGTTTacgtaaaaattcaacatgttCAAGTACATGTAGTGGCTGGGATATTGAACTGCCAATTATTGAAAGTACACAATCATTTGAATCAAATACATCATCTGGTTTTGGTAGTTATTCAAGTTTACCTAAAAGATGGCTACGTGCTGTATCAACATCATTAAATCAATCTGATTGTGATGATTTATATGGTatacaaaataacaacaacaacagcaacacaaattcatttgataaacGAAATCAACGTCATAAAACAAAGCTTggtttatcaattataattaaattaacaccaggacaagaaaaattaatggaaaCAAGATTATTTGAACATGCTGCACAGCTTGAATCAATGATAAATCgtttatcatatatttgtattgaaaaaaatacccatgatagtaaattatttattaaaaaattacatagagCATCATTGAAATGTACACTATGGTTGTTACGTTTATTAATTGGTCCAGATAAAAATGGCCATCCGCTAATTTGgcatgatatattattaaatagaaaattaaatgatgacaatagaatgaattatttacataattgTTTTCAACAAATGTATCAGCTGTTAAATACAATCGACACAAagacaacaaatttttttttaagcacaATTGTAACAGCTGTATTGACGTATCATCTTGGCTGGGTCAATACAATAATgtcaataaatgaaaaaataattattgataatatgaaaaaaaattatccatcaAATCCATTGTGGTCACAGCTTGGTGATCTTTATGGTTCACTTGGTAATCCACCAAAAATTGTACatactgttgttgttggttcaaataacaatacagatattattaattcaataataacatttctatcatattttatacGTAGTtctgttgttaaaaaaattcatgaatatcGTGAATCACCAGAGGTTGATGTACAAGAAGctattaaaattgttgaagagaaaaaaaagttattaaatttaaaaaataataataaacattatgtAAATAGTACGACAAATGAAGCATGTAGTTCATTTATGAAAAtggatgatgaagaagatgatgaagatgatgatgattatgatgaagatttatgtaatttacaaatttcaaatgataaaaaaaaattattaaatagcaATTCATTGAAGcttaaaaagacaaaaagttttacgaaaaaaattgataaaaatttagctaaaattgatgataaattgagcttttatcatgatgattatgatgatgttattaaaagtaaaataaaaataatagttagtagtgaaaaaaatataccaattgatgatttacgAGACAATGAAATGTTATCggttgctaaaaaattaagtatactTGAACATCAAAGATGTGATAGTGGTATTGATGCAACAAAATCATACGCAAGTGGTATTGATAATacagaaatatattattcacaaATTGATTGTACAGatacatataataatcatcaattaaatgataaaaatagttCAGTTTTATTTACACTtggtattgatgataaaattgatgaaataaataatattgaaagtataaataattcatacaCTTGTCAATGTTCATATGCATTTACAAGATTACCAAGTACATCATCACAGCTACCAGAAGGTGTTCTACgtaaaatattacaaagaaATTTTCCAGAATCATCAAAGAGTATACAACGTACAACAAgtacacaatttaataaagacAATAAAACTTATTGTCCAAGATGTAGTGGTAGTTTTGATGGTAcatttgatgttaataatagtaaattattaCTTGAGACACCAACAAATGCAACTGAAGTGCTGAGAACATGTAGTAATTCAATTGGTACACGTGGAACAAGATTAAGAAGAGTTGATAGTTTAGAACttttaagaataaataatgtcattgaaGTACCAATGCCAAG gtccaaaaaaataacaacaaagtcaaatgaaaattgtgaATTGGATGAATTTACAAACACACTTATACAAAATCATgtatcaagtaaaaatatattaaatacagaATCATGTTATACATCAGGTCTAGTCATTCAgggtttaattaaaaataaaagtgataataataataataatatagataataaagataataatttatggcTTGATGAATTGAGAGAAGAAGTTAatgttaatgtaaaatttcCAATGATTGATCAAACAATAGCTGAATCAATTTGTATTATTGCTGATACTGATAATTGTCAAGTTGGTATATTAACAAATGGTAcaacaatcaataataaacCAACAATTGTTGGCATGTCTAAGTTGGTATCTGATATGCTGGaagcatttgtttatttatggaaaaaatatcgTTCACCTGtacattgtttaaatattattgaatgtaAATTACGTGATATGTGGTTGAGAAGTGAAGCACTTGCtgaatttttaatgacaattgaTGTTTgtgatgttaatttaaataatttaacatcttCATTGGATCTTGATGCTGCTGATGTACCACTTTTACTTGCAATTGCAACAACACATTCACCacaaataacacaaaaatttGGCCTTACATttacttaa
- the LOC122849340 gene encoding stabilizer of axonemal microtubules 1-like produces the protein MEICPPVTIRENDCPRSIITIKNKIRLGHDECCNCCCCTTPQSKCLKYIQPDVPKSFKPVRYYSKGDVPMEKKTTYKLSFWEGDSFPVVKPALPEDSLTVGDGPMTDDTTHRLSYLGNWCIKPEEPCTPCTKNLLGRGPMEDNTTNKLSYTWKSQPKVKPFKLRGNLYCPCACMSDDTTYKLSYYESGCRMPVNSFKPSRVYEKSDVPMEGCTTYKLSYWPTEIPLKQDLPWSRKNSYKPPDSPIDDNTTYKLSYWPNKQPVRKPFNLRDNGNLLNRGCCFDDNTTYNLSYYGCGSEKRQPIIPTPSMHPPTCPLSHDTIHKMSYLGNWCPKTEEPFTPCTKNLLGRGPMEDETTNKLTYTWKTSDESAPFHPEDNLEFSIQPLESCTTHKLSYFPNDPSCIIKNQSFKPMRVYKPADAPMEDETTMKLSYQPVEKVIQPSKPWSNSQKYYPPLTPIDDETTYNLSFIPPGTLQEVCSSTEQTSSKTCDATCHSTESLSSVARPCNSCCDSS, from the exons atggaAATTTGTCCGCCAGTAAC GATCAGAGAGAATGATTGTCCGAGgtcaataattacaattaaaaataaaattcgc ctaggTCACGATGAATGTTGCAATTGCTGTTGTTGCACAACACCGCAATCAAAATGCCTCAAGTATATACAACCAGATGTTCCAAAATCTTTTAAACCAGTTCGA TACTATTCAAAAGGCGATGtaccaatggaaaaaaaaacgacatatAAACTTTCATTTTGGGAGGGTGATAGTTTTCCAGTAGTAAAACCAGCATTACCCGAAGATTCTCTAACTGTTGGTGATGGTCCAATGACTGATGACACAACCCATCGA cTGAGTTATTTGGGTAATTGGTGTATAAAACCAGAAGAACCATGTACACCAtgtactaaaaatttattaggtAGAGGTCCAATGGAAGATaacacaacaaataaattatcatacaCATGGAAAAGTCAACCAAAAGTAAAACCTTTTAAACTTCGTGGTAATTTATATTGTCCTTGTGCTTGTATGtcag atgATACAACGTATAAATTAAGTTACTACGAGTCAGGATGTCGTATGCCagtaaattcatttaaaccaTCAAGAGTTTATGAAAAAAGTGATGTACCAATGGAAGGTTGTACAACATATAAATTAAGCTATTGGCCAACTGAGATACCACTTAAACAAGATTTACCATGGagtagaaaaaattcatacaaaCCACCAGATAgtccaattgatgataatacaaCATATAAATTAAGTTATTGGCCAAATAAACAACCAGTTAGAAAACCATTTAATTTACGTGATAatggtaatttattaaatcgtGGATGttgttttgatgataatacaaCTTATAATTTAAGTTATTATGGTTGTGGAAGTGAAAAAAGACAACCAATAATACCTACACCATCAATGCATCCACCAACATGTCCATTGTCACATGACACTATTCACAAA ATGAGTTATTTGGGTAATTGGTGTCCTAAAACTGAAGAACCATTTACACCAtgtactaaaaatttattgggaAGAGGACCAATGGAAGATGAGACAACAAATAAGCTAACATACACATGGAAAACAAGTGATGAAAGTGCACCATTTCATCCAGAAGATAATCTTGAATTTTCCATTCAGCCACttgaat cTTGCACGACACATAAATTATCATACTTTCCAAATGATCcaagttgtattattaaaaatcaatcattTAAACCAATGAGAGTGTATAAACCAGCTGATGCACCAATGGAAGATGAGACAACAATGAAGTTGAGTTATCAGCCAGttgaaaaagttattcaaCCAAGTAAACCATGGTCAAATAGCCAGAAATATTATCCACCATTGACaccaattgatgatgaaacaACCTACAATTTAAG ctTTATTCCACCTGGAACACTTCAAGAAGTTTGTTCGTCAACTGAACAAACATCTTCTAAGACTTGTGATG caacatgTCATTCAACTGAATCATTAAGTTCAGTTGCTAGACCTTGTAATT caTGCTGTGATTCTTCATGA